A stretch of Ischnura elegans chromosome 4, ioIscEleg1.1, whole genome shotgun sequence DNA encodes these proteins:
- the LOC124157703 gene encoding protein cornichon homolog 4 — protein sequence MISDTLLFAFALVDTGSILFLLVYFVITLSDLECDYLNARQCCAKLNVWVLPKMIAHGFLTVLLLLHGHFYLTIFNVPVIGWLIYEYCTVPSGNYGVFDPTEIHNRGQLKRHMRDCVIYLGYYLIFFFIYLYCMIISMLKGDPLGGKDEVML from the exons ATGATATCAGATACCCTCTTATTTGCTTTTGCCCTAGTGGATACAGGGTCTATACTATTTTTGCTGGTTTACTTT GTTATTACCCTATCTGACTTGGAGTGTGATTATTTAAATGCCAGACAATGTTGCGCAAAGCTAAATGTG TGGGTTTTACCAAAGATGATTGCCCATGGATTTCTTACCGTCTTACTTCTGCTACATGGCCATTTCTATTTGACCATTTTCAATGTCCCTGTGATAGGATGGTTGATTTATGA ATACTGCACTGTTCCCTCTGGTAACTATGGAGTATTTGATCCGACTGAAATTCATAATAGAGGTCAATTGAAGAGACACATGAGGGATTGTGTGATATATTTAGGCTattacctgatatttttcttcatctaCCTGTACTG CATGATTATATCGATGTTGAAAGGGGATCCTCTTGGTGGCAAAGATGAAGTGATGCTGTGA